In a genomic window of Oncorhynchus kisutch isolate 150728-3 linkage group LG9, Okis_V2, whole genome shotgun sequence:
- the LOC109896463 gene encoding homeobox protein HMX1-like codes for MLDKETESQHHGPTSRSSSFSIENLLRSTRTTDRRSTTEDEFFFKETGLSFNQVAVLESRWGKVERQVSYFGLNAQRLAEAGCISDWCGTSPNKACSDLQSPQCHSSNSDDPGNSLPTSDRDSPALPEPVEDHDERNERTEGSQTDDKDDETGSSCFARDDSDTPDTKAARKKKTRTVFSRSQVFQLESTFDMKRYLSSTERAGLAASLHLTETQVKIWFQNRRNKWKRQLAADMASTSISFSAQRIVRVPIIYHEDASPGTLNANLAQVSPPLVGFSSTVNFPISQFTHPMSFIRSQMTGLV; via the exons ATGCTTGATAAGGAAACCGAGTCTCAACATCATGGTCCAACGTCAAGAAGCTCATCATTTTCAATTGAGAATTTACTTCGctccactaggactacagacaGGCGGTCTACGACCGAAGatgagtttttttttaaagaaacggGACTGTCTTTCAACCAAGTCGCTGTCCTTGAGAGCCGCTGGGGCAAAGTGGAGCGTCAAGTGTCCTACTTTGGGTTAAACGCCCAACGCCTTGCTGAAGCCGGTTGCATTTCGGACTGGTGTGGGACATCGCCCAATAAAGCTTGCAGCGATTTACAGA GTCCGCAGTGCCACTCCAGCAACTCAGATGACCCCGGAAACTCCCTACCAACCAGCGACCGGGATTCCCCGGCTCTACCGGAGCCGGTGGAAGACCACGACGAACGGAACGAGAGGACAGAGGGCAGTCAGACAGACGACAAGGATGACGAAACAGGATCCTCCTGCTTCGCGCGAGACGACAGTGACACACCTGATACGAAAGCAGCTCGCAAGAAGAAGACCCGCACCGTGTTCAGCCGGAGTCAGGTGTTCCAGCTGGAGTCCACCTTCGACATGAAACGCTACCTGAGCAGCACTGAGCGGGCGGGGCTGGCCGCTTCTCTACACCTTACCGAGACTCAGGTTAAGATTTGGTTCCAGAACCGCAGGAACAAGTGGAAGAGACAGCTAGCTGCCGACATGGCGTCCACGAGCATCTCCTTTTCGGCCCAAAGGATTGTCAGGGTTCCTATTATTTACCACGAGGACGCTTCACCTGGGACACTGAACGCAAACCTGGCACAGGTGTCGCCACCCTTAGTGGGTTTTTCGAGTACTGTGAATTTTCCCATCTCCCAGTTCACACACCCCATGTCTTTTATAAGATCACAAATGACAGGCCTAGTGTGA